TCCGCTTCGGATGAATTGGCCCGCTTCTCCGCCGAAACCGCCCGTGCGCTCGAAGCCGAGCCCGACCTCCTCACTGACGAGGACCTCCAACTCACCCTGTTCCTGCTCTACGGGCTGCATTACGGCGACACCGTCGACGCCGACGACGAGTGGGAGTGGAACCCCGACCTGCTGCGCACCCGGCGCACCATCGAGCGCGCGTTCGAGCGGCAACTGCGCGACCGCATCCCGCTCGGCGACCTGCCCGAGCCGACCGCCGACGCCGTCGCGGCCTACCTGTTCGACCTCACCTCCGAGGACGCCGGCCCGAGCCTCTCCCGCTTCCTCGCCAAGAAGGCGACCGAGGAGCAGGCGAAGGAGTTCGTCATCCACCGCTCCATCTACACGCGTAAAGAGGCGGACCCGCACTCGTGGGCCATCCCGCGCCTCACCGGGCGGCCGAAGGCGGCTCTGGTCGAGGTGCAGTCGGACGAGTACGGCGCCGGGCGGCCGGAGCGCATCCACGCGGAGATCTTCGGGCAGACCATGCGCAACCTCGGCCTCGACGACGCGTACGGCGCGTACATCGACCAGGTGCCCGCGATCACGCTCGCCTCGTTCACGATGATGTCCATGTTCGGCCTCAACCGCAGCCTGCGCGGCGCGATCACCGGCCACCTGGCCGCGTTCGAGATGACCTCGTCCATCCCGAACCGGTTCTACGGCAACGGGTTCCGGCGGCTCGGCCACGGCGAGGACGTCACCTGGTACTACGACGAGCACGTCGAGGCGGATGCGGTGCACGAGCAGATCGCGGGCCGCGACCTCGCGGGAGGCCTGGCCGAGCAGCATCCCGAGCTGCTGCCCGACATCGTCTTCGGCGCGGCCGCCTGCCTCTACGTGGACGGCCTTGCGGGCCTGCACATGCTGGAGAGCTTCGAAGCGGGCCGCAGCTCGCTGCGTGAGCCGGCGGGAGTCCCGGCATGAGCGCGCACGAGGAGCAGCCGGTCATCGTCGCCTGCCCGGACGGCCCGCTGCTGGTGCGCGGGCACATCGAGCTCACCGCCCCCGATGGCACCCCGATCGAGCAGCACCGCCGCACGGTCGCGCTGTGCCGGTGCGGCGTGTCCGCGATCAAGCCGTTCTGCGACGGCAGCCACAAGGCCATCCACTTCCGCACGGACATCTGACCGCGCACCCACCACCGATCGAGAGAAGGAGCGGACATGTCCGACCCCCAGCACACCGAAGGCGACCGCCACGACGAGAACACCGAGGCGGAGCAGCAGATCATCGACAAGCCCTCGCAGGCGGAAGGCGACGAGGGCGACAGCGACAACGGCTGAGGGGGCGGCGTGACGACGGACCCCCTCACCAGCGGTGCGATCGCCTCCGCACTCGGCGCAAAGGCCGTCCGTGTGGAAGAGTTGCACCTCGACGGAGAGCCGGAGGAGGCACGCAGGTGAGCGACGGTCTGGACGCCGACCCGACGGACGGCCGCAACGAGACCGCCGAGCAGCGCGCCGACCGCAACTGGAACGAGCTGCTGCAGGAGTTCCGCGTCTTCCAGACGGGGACCCAGATCCTCGCGGCGTTCCTGCTGACGCTGCCGTTCCAGCAGCGCTTCACCCAGCTTCCGCCGTTCGACGTGGGCGTCTACCTGGTGCTCGTCTTCCTCTCGGTGATCGCCACCCTGTTCGCTCTAGCGCCGGTCGCGCTGCACCGGATGCTGTTCCGCCAGCGCGCGAAGCCAGAGCTCGTGGGGCTCGCCAGCAAGATCCTGATCGTGTGCCTGGCCGCCGCGTCCCTTCTGTTCACCGGGATCGTGCTCTTCATCGTCGACTTCGTGCTCGCCCCGCCGGCCGGCTTCACCGCCGCGGCCTGCGTGTTCGTGCTGCTGCTCATCATCTGGGTGGTGCTGCCCCTGTTCATCCGGCACCAGCGCCGCCGCCGCGGCCCCGTCGGCTGATCCCGGCATGTTCGCAGAACCACACATCCCGCGCCGCCCGCGTCTGCGAGAGCGCAAAGGAACCGTCGCGGGGATTGAATCACCCATGCGCTGAGCCGACAGTGGCGGCATGGACCAGCCAACGACGGTGTCGGCCAACGACCGTTCCCGCATCCAGGACATCTGGGGAGCACGCACCCCCTTCGCCCAGGGTGCCTTCTGGCCGGAGCGCCCCGATCTCATGCTGCAGGAAGGCCTCACCGAGGCCGACGTCGACTCGTGGGTGCGCAGCGCCTGCGTCCTGTGCAGCAACGGCTGCGGCTGCGACATCGCCGTCAAGGACGGCCGCATGGTCGGCATCCGCGGCCGCACGGACGACCCCATCAACCGCGGCCGGCTCGGGCCGAAGGGCCTTTATGCCAGCTGGGAGGGGATGCGCGGTCGCGACCGGCTGACGCATCCACTCGTCCGCCGCGACGGCGAACTGGTGCAGGCGACGTGGGACGAGGCGATGGACGCCATCGTCCGGCGCAGTCGCGCGCTCCTTGACGAGATCGGTCCGTTGAGCCACGGTTTCTACACCTCCGGACAGCTGTTCCTGGAGGAGTACTACGCGCTCGGCGTGATCGGCAAAGCCGGGATCGGGACGCCGCACATGGACGGCAATACCCGTCTCTGCACGGCGACCGCCGCGACCGCGATGAAGGAGACGTTCGGCGCCGACGGACAGCCCGGATGCTACGAGGACATCGACGAGTGCGACGCGATGTTCCTCTGGGGTCACAACCTCGCGGCCACCCAGACGGTCGCCTGGTCGCGCGTGCTCGACCGTCTCGCCGGGCCGAACCCGCCGCGTCTCGTGGTCGTCGACCCCCGGCGTACGGCGACAGCCGAGAAGGCGGAGGTGCACCTGGCGATCCGCCCGGGCACGAACCTCGCATTGCTGCTCTGCCTCGAGCGCGAACTCATCGAGAACGACTGGATCGACGAGGACTACGTCGCCGCGCACACGCTGGGACTCGACGAGCTGAAGGCGCAGGCCGGGCAGTGGACGCCCGAACGCGCCGCCGAGGTGTGCGGCGTGGCCGCGGAGGACATCCGCCGGGCTGCCCGCATCTTCGCGGAGTCGCCGCGCGTGCTCTCCACCGTGCTGCAGGGCTTCTACCAGGCGCCCCAGGCGACCGCATCCGCATGCCAGGTCAACAACCTGCACCTGCTGCGCGGGATGCTCGGCAGGCCCGGCGCAGGCATCCTGCAGATGAACGGCCAGCCGACGGCGCAGAACAACCGCGAGTGCGGCGCCGACGGCGACCTCCCCGGTTTCCGCAACTGGGAGAACGAGGAGCACGTCAGGCAGCTGGCCGAGCTGTGGGGCGTCGACCCGCTGGTCATCCCGCACTGGGCTCCCCCGACCCACGCGATGCAGTTGTTCCGGTACGTCGAGCAGGGTTCGATCCCGTTCCTCTGGGTGTCGGCGACCAACCCGGCGGTGTCGCTCCCCCAGCTGCCGCGCATCCGCGAGATCCTCGCCAAGCCGGACCTCTTCCTCGTCGTGCAGGACCTCTACCTCACCGAGACCGCCGAACTCGCCGACGTCGTGCTCCCCGCGGCTGGGTGGGGCGAGAAGACCGGGACCTTCACGAACGCGACCCGCACCGTCCACCTCTCCGAGAAGGCGGTCGAAGCGCCGGGGGAGGCGCGGGCCGACCTCGACATCTTCCTCGACTACGCGAAGCGGATGGACTTCCGCCGGAACGACGGCACCCCGCTCATCGCGTGGCGCGGCCCCGAGGACGTCTACGCGGCATGGCAGGAGTGCTCGCGCGGTCGGCCCTGCGACTACACCGGGATCTCGTACGACGACCTGCGGCGGGAGTCGGGCATCCATTGGCCGAGGCGGGAAGGGGAGACGGAGAGCGTCCTGCGCCTGTACGCCGACGCAGACTTCCCGTCCCACCCCGACTACTGCGAGAGCTACGGCCACGACCTGCTCACCGGGGCCGCGGTGGGCAAGGAGGCGTTCACCGCGCTGCGCCCGGACGGTCGCGCGCTGCTCAAGTCCGCCCCCTACAACGGACCGCATGAGCTGCCCGACCTGGACTACCCGCTGCAGTTCACCACCGGGCGCAGCGTGTACCACTTCCACACCCGCACCAAGACCGGCCGCAGCCCCGAACTCGAGGAGGCCGCTCCGAACGTCTGGGTGGAGCTGGCGGCTCAGGATGCCGAGCAGCGCGGAATCGGCGAGGGTGACCTCGTCGAGGTGGTGTCGCGACGCGGACGGCTTGTCGCCCCCGCGCGCATCGGCCGACCCCGCAGCGGCACGGTGTTCGCGCCGTTCCATTACGGATACTGGGATGCGCCGCCCGGCGCGGTGGATCGCCGCCCGACCGCGGCGAACGAGCTGACCGCCACCGAGTGGGACCCGGTCTCGAAGCAGCCGGTGTTCAAGTCGGCCGCCGTCGAGGTCCGCAAGCTGGAGCCGGCTGGGGGTGACTCGTGAAGTTCCCCGTGTACCTCGCGCTCCTGGCCGAGTCGGAGTCGACGCTGGCCCGCTCGTTCCGGCAGGTGGCCGACGCCCACGGCGACGAGCCGGACGTGCGCCTCCTCTGCCTCACCCTCGCGAAGCAGTGCGAGAGTCACCGCGAGAAGCTCGATCCCGTCATCGAGCGGTACGGGTCGACGACCGTGGACGACGAGCCGGAACGCCTGCACGCCGACGCCATCGAGGAGCCTCGCTCGGGGCCGCTCGGCCTGCTCCGCGACCTGCAAGACCTCTACCTGCTCGCCAGCCTCACCGACGTCACCTGGACGATGGTGAAGCAGGCCGCGCAGGCGCTGCAGGATGCGGACCTCCTCGACATCATCCAGGACTGCGAGCACGAGACCTCCGTGCAGCTGAGCTGGCTGATGACCCGGATGAAGCAGGCCGCACCCCAAGCCCTGATCGCGGCGCGGTGATGGCGCCATGAAGCCGTCACTGCTGTCGCGCGTGACCACCCGGGCCGGCGAGGCGGGTGCCGGCGTCTACACGGCGGTGCTGTCGCTCATCCTGCTCGCCGCCTCCGGCGCCATCGGCCTGCTCCTCAGTTCGCCCTGGCTGTTCCCGAGCCTCGGGCCGACGGTGATGCTGATCTTCGGCGCACCGTCGGAGCCGTCCTCGCGACCGGTCAACGCGGTCGTGGGCCACGCGGTCGCCATCGTTGCCGGGGTCGCCTGTCTCTTCCTGTTCGGGATGAACGGGAAGCCGTCCGCACCGTCGGCCGGGCTCACGCTCGGCTACGTGCTCGCGGGCGCGCTGTCCGTCGCGCTCACGGCGTTCGTGCTGCATCTGCTGAAGCTGTCGCATCCACCCGCCGGGGCGACGACGCTGATCGTCAGCCTGGGCGTGATCGCCACGCCGTCCGGGATCCTGTCGATGGCCGCCGCCCTCGCCTTCACGATCATCGTGGGGTGGGGGATCAACTGGGCTCTGGGCGAGCGGCCCCCGGAGGCCGTCCGATGACGTTCATCGCAGCGGTGATCGTGGTGGCGGGCGGCCGATCCACCCGGTTCGGCGCCGACAAGCTCCGTCACCGCATCGACGGTCGCACGCTGCTCCAACGGACGGTGGATGCGGCCGCTGCCGTCGGCGACGTGGTCCTGGTGTCGGCTGCCGACGAGATTCCGGCCGGAGTGTCCGTCGCAGTGTCGGAGAGTCCGCGCTGGGGCGGCCCGTGTGCGGCGATCGCGGCGGGAGTGGATGCGGCAGGTGTGGTGGATGCTGCGGCCGATGCGCTGATCCTGCCCGCGGACCTGGCCGACCCGTGGTCGACCGTCGCCGCACTGACCGGGATCGACCAGGGCGTCCTGACCGACGCCGACGGGCATCCCCAGTGGCTCTCTGCGCGGGCTCCGCTCGCGGCATTGACCGCGCGCGTGGCCGAGCTGCGGCGCGGCCGGGCCACGCTGGCCGGGCTGTCGGCGCGCGACCTGCTCGGCGGCATCCGCGGGCGTCACCGCGTCTCCGGATTCGTCTGCGCCGATATCGACACCCCCGACGACCTGCCCGCTTTTCCCGCCGTGCCTGAGAAGGAGCCCGTCCATGGAACCGTCTGAGCTCGACGCCTGGGCCGAGGAGGCCGCCGCCGTGGTCGGCACGCGCCTCGAGCCCGGCGACGTCGCTGCCGTGCTCGACCTGGCGCGGGACGCCGCGCACGGCATCGCCCGGCCGGCCGCGCCGCTCACCACGTTCATCGCCGGCATCGCGGTCGGCCGCGGCCAGCCGCTCGCCGAAGCGGTCGCCGCACTCGCCGCCGCGATCGACAAGCGCTCCGCATGACCTCGTGGCGGGAGGCGCGCGGTCTCGCCGAGCAGGTGGGCCGGGGGTCGCCGACGCGCGTGCTGACCGTCCCGGTGGCGCGCGCGGCCGCCCTGGCCGTTGCCGCGGAGGTCCGGTCCGCCCGCTCGCTGCCGCCCTTCGACAACTCCGCGATGGACGGCTGGGCCGTCGCCGGCGATGGACCCTGGCGGGTGGGCGAGCCGGTGCTGGCGGGCAGCATCCCGCCGGTCCTTCCGCTCGTGCCAGGGGAGGCCCGCCCGGTCGCGACCGGAGCGCCCGTGCCGCCCGGCACGCTCACGGTGCTGAGGAGCGAGGATGCCGCGCCCGGCCTCGGCGGCGACGGCGGCCTGGTCGATGTAGTGACCCCGCCCTGCCCCGGCCGCGACATCCGCCGTTCCGGAGAGGAGGCCGAGCCCGGCGACGTGCTCCTCACGGCCGGCGCCGTGCTCTCGCCGCCGGCACTCGGGCTCCTTGCCGCGGCGGGCGTCGAAAAGGTCGACATCGCGTCTCCGCCCCTCGTGACGTTCGTTGCAATCGGCGACGAACTGGCGGGAGTCGCACCCGGTCCGGGCCAGCTCACCGACAGCCTGAGCCCGATGATGCCGTCCCTCTTCGCAGCGCTCGGCGGGCGCTGCGCCACGACCGCGCGCGCTCTCGACCGCCCCGCGGACGTGGCCGCCGCGATCCGGCGAGCACGCACGGCTACCGTGATCACCTCGGGCGGAACCGCGCACGGCCCGGCCGACCCGCTGCGCGACGCGCTCGACCGGCTCGGAGCGCGCATCCTGCTCGATGGGATGGACCTGCGACCGGGCGGCTCGCTCCTGCTCGCGGAACTCGGCGACGGGCGTCACGTACTGTCGCTGCCGGGCAATCCGCTCGCCGCGGTGGTGGCGCTGATCGTGGTCGGCTGGCCGTTGCTGCAGGGCCGCCTCGGGCGGTCCGCGCCCGCGCCGACCGCGTGCGCTCTGCCGCCGCGTCTAGACGTCGACGACCGCCAGCGCGCGGTGGCATGCATTCTGGAGGACGGGATGCTCGCTCCGGTCGCGCATCAACGGTCCGGGATGCTGCGCGGCGTCTCGATCGCGACGCATCTCGTGCTCACCGGCGGCGGGCGTGCCGAGCAGCTGCGGCTGCCCTGGTCCTGAACGCGCCGGACGGGCGCGCCCGGTTCGGGCGCGCCCGGTCCGGGCGCGCCCGTCCCGGTAGGTGCTACGGGGTGGGCATCCCGCCGGTCACGGCCAGCGTCTCGCCCATGACGTAGCTCGACTCGGGCGACGCGAGGAAGACGTACGCCGGCGCCAGCTCGGCCGGCTGGCCGGGACGGCCGATCGGCGTCTCCTGGCCGAACTCGGGGATCGCGTCGGGCAGCTGGCCCTTGCTGACCTGCAGCGGCGTCCAGATCGGCCCGGGAGCCACCGCGTTGACGCGGATGCCCTTGGGCGCGAGCTGCTGCGCAAGGGCCTTCGTGAACGCGTTGATCGCGGCCTTGGTCGTCGCGTACTCGACCAGCTGCTCGCCCGGCTGGTACGCCTGGATCGATGTCGTGTTGATGATCGTGGCTCCGGCGGGCAGGTGCGGCAGGGCCGCGCGGGTCAGCCAGAACATCGCATAGATGTTCGTCTTCATCGTGTGGTCGAACTGATCGTCCGGGACGTCCGTCAGGCTCTCGGTGGCGACCTGCTTGCCGGCGTTGTTGACGAGGATGTCGATCCCGCCCAGCTCGTCGAGCGCACGGCGGACGATCTCGTCGCTGAACTCGCGGTCCTTCAGGTCGCCGGGGATCGTCACGGCGGTGCGTCCCGCGTCACGGACGAGGCCGGCGATGCGCTGCGCATCCTCCTCCTCGTCGGGCAGGTAGACGAGCGCTACGTCGGCGCCCTCGCGGGCGAAGGCGATCGCCGTGGCGGCGCCGATGCCCGAGTCGCCGCCGGTCACGATCGCCTTGCGGCCGGTGAGACGACCATTGCCGACGTAGCTGTCCTCGCCGAGGTCGGCGCGCGGGTCGAGGTCGCTCTCCAGTCCGGGCTCGGGAACCTGCTTCGCCTCGGGGGAGAAGCTCGGGTAGCGGTCAACAGGGTTGTCGAAGGTGTACTGGTTTTCAGGCATGCCTCCACGCAATCACCCTTCCCGCGTGCGTCCAGGGGGCTGCATCCCTCCGCTCCCCGGGGTACGACCCCGCCCTCCGGCCTGCCCCTCCCGCCCCCTCCCCGCCGAGTGGTGACATCTGGTCACCACTCGACGCGGATAGGCGCAACTACTCACCACTCGACGCGGCTGGGAGAGGTGGAGCCGCGCGACTCGCTTGCGTGACCGCGCCGCGTGTGTCAGCATTGAGACGAATTGATACCGGTACCAAAACGGATCGGTGGAGGGAGACACATGCTGGGCTTCAACGAAGAGGAATTCCTGGAGCAGGTGCGGAGCACCGTCGCGCTCCGGTCGCAGATCGAGGAGCTGGCCGAGCGCGTGAGCGCAGGCCGCTGGAAAAACATCTACTTCATCGGCGCGGGCGGCACGTACGCCGCTGCGCTGCCCTACGAGCGCTTCTTCCAGACGCGCTCCGCGTTCCCGGTGCGCGCCGTCATCGGCAAGGAGTTCGTCCTCGCGCCCGACCCCCAGTTCGGACCGGACTCGGTCGCGATCTTCGCCTCGGTGTCCGGTACGACCGAGGACATCCTGGAGTGCGTCGAGTTCGCCCGCGAGAAGGGCGCGCTGACGGTGGGCTTCACCGGCCAGGCCGACAGCCCGATCGCGTCCGCGGTGGATGAGGTGCTCCTGTCCGCGCCGAAGGCGTGGCCGTTCGACGTGCAGTTCCTCACCTTCGGCGCCAAGCTCCTCTCGCTGCGCGGCGAGTTCGAGGGCTACGACCGCCTGGTCAAGGACCTCGAGGCGATCCCCGAGGCGCTCATCGCCGTCACGAAGCAGGCCGACCCGATCGGCAAGGCATTCGCCGAGAAGCACGCCGAGAACGACTATCACTTCCTGACCGGATCCGGCCAGCTGTGGGGCTTCACCTACCTGTACTCGATGTGCATCCTCGAGGAGATGCAGTGGCTGACCACGACGCGTGTCCACGCGGCCGAGTTCTTCCACGGCTCCCTCGAGCTCATCGAGAAGGACACGAGCATCATCGTGTTCGCCGGCGAGGACGAGACCCGTCCGCTCACCGACCGTGTGATCGCCTTCTCGAAGGAGTACAGCGACGACGTCACCGTCATCGACACCAAGGACTACGAGCTCCCGGGCGTGAGCGACGAGTTCCGCGGACTGCTGGCGCCGATCGTGGTGGATGCGGTCGTCGACCGCTTCAGCAAGCACCTCGCGCACGTGCGCGACCACTCGCTCGACCTGCGTCGCTACTACCGCGTCGTGGCGTACTGAGCGGCCACCGATGAGCACGGTGCGCGTCCTCGGTCTCGGGGACAACATCGTCGACCGGTTCGTCGACCGCGGGGTCGAGTATCCGGGAGGGAACGCCGTGAATGTCGCGGTGTTCGCCCGGCAGCTCGGCGCCGAGGCCGCGTACCTGGGGGTGTTCGGCGACGATGAGCAGGGGCGCTTCGTGCGGCAGGCCATCGAGGACTGCGGGGTCGACACCTCGCGGTCCTCGGTGCGCCCGGGCCCGAACGGCGTGACCGAGATCGAGACGGTCGACGGCGAGCGGCGGTTCCTGGGGTGGAACCACGGTGGGGTCACACTGAGCGATCCGGTGCGTTTGGGTGCAGAGGATCTCCGCTACGCAGCAGGCTTCTCGCTCATCCACTCGAGCGCCTACTCGGGCATCATCCCCGAGCTGCCGAAGCTCGCATCGACGCGGACGCTGCGCTCATACGATTTCTCGTCCGAGCCGGAGTACCGCACGTCCGAGTATCTGGATGCGGTGGGCCCGTGGATCGACCTGGCACTCGTATCGCTCGGCGAGCTGTCGCGCACGGACACCTGGGCGGAGCTGCGGCGCATCGCGTCCCACGGCCCGTCGATCGTCTTGGGGACCCAGGGGGATGACGGCGCCGTGCTGTTCGACGGCGACGCGTATTACTACTCCGACGCGGCTCCGGTTCCGGGCCCGTTCGTGGACACGATGGGATGCGGCGACGCCTACGTCAGCGCGTTCGTGGTTGAATTGCTGCGGTCCGGCTGGCGCAGGAATGCGCGACCGGGTGGCGCAGCGCTGCACCGTTCGATGCGGCGCGCGGCGCAGTTCGCCGCGCGGCAGTGCACGGTCGAGGGCGCGTTCGGACACGGGCGCGCGGTCGACGAGTCTGCGCGGACGGTCGGCTCGCTTCCGCCCGTGGCTGCGGGCGACGTGGGCTGAGGGCGTGAGCCGCCCCGGATCAGGAAGGGGTGGCGATGTCCACGGAGCGCGACCACCGCATTCCCTCGCCGACGATCTCGGAGGTGGCGGCGGCGGCCGGTGTCGGCCGCGCGACCGTCGCACGGACGCTCGGCGGCTACGGCTCGGTGAGCCCGAAGACGCGGGATCGCATCCTCGCCGTGGCGAAGGAGCTCGGCTACCGGCCCAATTCGATCGCGCGCAGCATGACCACCGGCGAGACGCGCACGCTCGGCGTCGTGCTGGCCGACGTGGGCAATCCGTTCTTCGCCGGCGTCCTGCGCGGCATCAGCGACGCGGCCCGCAAAGCCGACTACGACGTGCTCGTGCTGAGCACGGACGAGGACCTGCAGCTGGAGGCGGCCGCCATCGAGGTGCTCGTCGACAAGCAGGTGGACGGCATCGCCCTGGCGCCCGCCGCCGGCCGCACCGCCCGACTTCCGCACCTCGACATCGTTCACAAGCGCGAGATCCCGTTGGTGCTGCTCGACCGCCTGGTGGACACCGTGGATGCGGATGCGGTCGTCATCAACAACCGCGAGGCGTCGCGGCAGGCCGTCATGGCGCTGATCGAGCGCGGGCACCGGCGCATCGCCTTCGTCTGGGGCCCGGTCACCAACGAGCCGGCGGCCGACGCGGACGATCTGCGCCGCATCCTCGACCACGCCCTGTGGAGCGACGGCGAGCGTCTGCTCGGGTACCTGGACGCGCTGGAGCTCGCGGGCATCCCGTTCGACACCTCGCTCGTGACGCACGTGCTCAAGAACGAGTCGCAGGCGACGCGCGCCGTGCTCGGGATGCTGTCGCTCTCGGATCCGCCGACCGCGATCTTCGCGACCGAGACGGATGCGCTGACCGGCTCGCTGCGCGCGATGCGGCAGCGCGGGCTGCGCTGCCCCGAGGACGTCTCGCTGATCGGCTTCGACGACAGCTCCTGGGCGAGCGTCATGACGCCGCCGATGTCCGTCGTGGCCCAGCCGATGCACCAGCTCGGCGAGCTGACCGCCGAATGCCTGCTCGCGCGCGTCGCCGGCAGCGACGCGCCCGTCGCCACGCACGTCCTCGAGGCCGACTTCGTCGAGCGCGACTCCGTCGCCGCCCCGCCGTCGCGCTAGCTCCCCCTTCGCCTCCCTTCCCGGCACGATTTGCGCCAAATCTCGGTTCCGAGGCCGGCACAACCGCGATTTGGCACAAATCGCGCGGACCGGGATGCGAACGGCGGCGTTTGGGCAATGTTGATACCGGTACCAAAATCACGTATAGTCATCGCAACCGGCCGCAGAAGCGGCCATGGACCGATCCAAAGACGGGTCAGCGGACACGACCGCGACACCCGCACGACGGGAGATGAGCGTGAAGAAGACCAGGACCATCACGGTAGCGGCGGCGGGTGTCATGGCCCTCGCGCTCACCGCGTGCTCGTCCGGCGGCGGGGCGTCCGCCGACATCACGGCGAAGCCGGACTTCTCCGGCAGCATCAGCATCCTCACCGCGGCAGCGGGCGACCCGCTCGGCTCGTACTTCGAGGGCCTGGTGAAGGACTACACGAAGCTCCACCCGGACGTGAAGATCACGCTCGCGCAGGAGACCGACGACAACGCGATCAAAGACAAGGAGAAGGTCCTGATCGGATCGCAGTCGCTGCCCGACATCTACTTCAGCTACGCCGGCAACTGGGGCGAGAACTTCGCCGCCAACGGCCTGGCCGTCGACCTCACCTCCGTCATCAAGCCGGGCACCACCTGGGGCGACACGTTCGGCGAGGGATCGCTGAACGCGTTCAAGTACGACGGCAAGTACTACGGCATCCCGCAGTATGTCGACGGCAAGTTCATGGGCTACAACAAGAAGATCTTCGCCGACCTCGGCATCGACGTCCCGAAGACCCTCGACGAGCTGATCTCGGACTGCTCGACCATCAAGGCCGCGGGCTACACCCCGATCGCCTTCGGCAACAAGGACGGCTGGCCCGGCCTGCACTACCTCGGCCAGCTGTTCGCCTACGATGTCCCGCAGAAGACGCTCGAGGCCGACCTGCTGCCGAAGACCGCGAAGTACACCGACGCGGGCTACCTGGAGGGCATGAAGCAGTTCCAGCAGCTGGTCACCGAGTGCACCGGCGACGCGGGGAACTCCAACGGCGTCACGTACACGACCGCTCAGCAGCAGCAGGCGACCGGCAAGGCCGCCATGTACTACCAGGAGCTCATCGAATTCGACTCGGTGAACACGAAGGACAGCCAGCTCAGCAAGGACGGCTTCGGCATCTTCCAGCTCCCGGCCGCCGACGGCGCGAAGGGCGACACCTCCACGCTGGAGGCCGCGCCCGAGGGCTACATGATCAACAAGAAGAGCAAGAACGCGGCCCTCGCGCTCGACTTCATGAAGTTCGTCATGAACGAGAAGAACGCGACCACGCTGTCCTCGCCGCCGTACGGCCAGCCGAGCGCCGTGAAGGATGTGGTGACCGACCAGATCGCGACACCTGCGGTCGCCGAGGGCACCAAGCTCGTCAACGACGCGAAGTCCACCGTGGTCTGGCTGGACATGGCGAACGTACCGACGGTCGGCGACGCGTGGGTCTCCGTCTCCGAGGGTCTCGTGTCCGGCAGTCTCACCCCCGAGGCCGCGTTGAAGGCCGTGCGACAGGCGTCCGAGAAGGCGAAATGACCACGACCCAGGCCCCTCAGGCTCCCGTGGGGCCGCGTCCGAACCTCGTCAGGGGTTCCGGGCGCGGCCGCACGGCCCCGACTCCGGGCGACACCGCACCCCGTGCGGCGCGCCGCGGTCCGGCGCGCTGGCGCGGCCTGGTCTGGCTGATCCCGGCGCTCGCCGTGCTGGCGATCTTCGTCTACTGGCCGCTGCTGCAGAACATCGTGTTCAGCTTCCTGAAGTGGAACATCTACAGCGGTGAGCAGACCTTCGTGGGCGGAGACAACTACGCACAGCTGGCGCAGGACCCGATCTTCTGGCGGGCCCTCGGCAACAACACCTGGTACGCCGCCCTCTCGATCGTGTTCCAGGTGTTCGGCGCCCTGGTGCTGGCCGCGATCGTGGAGAGTCTGCGCAACGATCGCTGGCGCAAGGCGTTCCGGGCGAT
This region of Leifsonia sp. fls2-241-R2A-40a genomic DNA includes:
- a CDS encoding molybdopterin-binding protein; translation: MTSWREARGLAEQVGRGSPTRVLTVPVARAAALAVAAEVRSARSLPPFDNSAMDGWAVAGDGPWRVGEPVLAGSIPPVLPLVPGEARPVATGAPVPPGTLTVLRSEDAAPGLGGDGGLVDVVTPPCPGRDIRRSGEEAEPGDVLLTAGAVLSPPALGLLAAAGVEKVDIASPPLVTFVAIGDELAGVAPGPGQLTDSLSPMMPSLFAALGGRCATTARALDRPADVAAAIRRARTATVITSGGTAHGPADPLRDALDRLGARILLDGMDLRPGGSLLLAELGDGRHVLSLPGNPLAAVVALIVVGWPLLQGRLGRSAPAPTACALPPRLDVDDRQRAVACILEDGMLAPVAHQRSGMLRGVSIATHLVLTGGGRAEQLRLPWS
- a CDS encoding glucose 1-dehydrogenase, producing MPENQYTFDNPVDRYPSFSPEAKQVPEPGLESDLDPRADLGEDSYVGNGRLTGRKAIVTGGDSGIGAATAIAFAREGADVALVYLPDEEEDAQRIAGLVRDAGRTAVTIPGDLKDREFSDEIVRRALDELGGIDILVNNAGKQVATESLTDVPDDQFDHTMKTNIYAMFWLTRAALPHLPAGATIINTTSIQAYQPGEQLVEYATTKAAINAFTKALAQQLAPKGIRVNAVAPGPIWTPLQVSKGQLPDAIPEFGQETPIGRPGQPAELAPAYVFLASPESSYVMGETLAVTGGMPTP
- a CDS encoding SIS domain-containing protein, which gives rise to MLGFNEEEFLEQVRSTVALRSQIEELAERVSAGRWKNIYFIGAGGTYAAALPYERFFQTRSAFPVRAVIGKEFVLAPDPQFGPDSVAIFASVSGTTEDILECVEFAREKGALTVGFTGQADSPIASAVDEVLLSAPKAWPFDVQFLTFGAKLLSLRGEFEGYDRLVKDLEAIPEALIAVTKQADPIGKAFAEKHAENDYHFLTGSGQLWGFTYLYSMCILEEMQWLTTTRVHAAEFFHGSLELIEKDTSIIVFAGEDETRPLTDRVIAFSKEYSDDVTVIDTKDYELPGVSDEFRGLLAPIVVDAVVDRFSKHLAHVRDHSLDLRRYYRVVAY
- a CDS encoding PfkB family carbohydrate kinase is translated as MSTVRVLGLGDNIVDRFVDRGVEYPGGNAVNVAVFARQLGAEAAYLGVFGDDEQGRFVRQAIEDCGVDTSRSSVRPGPNGVTEIETVDGERRFLGWNHGGVTLSDPVRLGAEDLRYAAGFSLIHSSAYSGIIPELPKLASTRTLRSYDFSSEPEYRTSEYLDAVGPWIDLALVSLGELSRTDTWAELRRIASHGPSIVLGTQGDDGAVLFDGDAYYYSDAAPVPGPFVDTMGCGDAYVSAFVVELLRSGWRRNARPGGAALHRSMRRAAQFAARQCTVEGAFGHGRAVDESARTVGSLPPVAAGDVG
- a CDS encoding LacI family DNA-binding transcriptional regulator: MSTERDHRIPSPTISEVAAAAGVGRATVARTLGGYGSVSPKTRDRILAVAKELGYRPNSIARSMTTGETRTLGVVLADVGNPFFAGVLRGISDAARKADYDVLVLSTDEDLQLEAAAIEVLVDKQVDGIALAPAAGRTARLPHLDIVHKREIPLVLLDRLVDTVDADAVVINNREASRQAVMALIERGHRRIAFVWGPVTNEPAADADDLRRILDHALWSDGERLLGYLDALELAGIPFDTSLVTHVLKNESQATRAVLGMLSLSDPPTAIFATETDALTGSLRAMRQRGLRCPEDVSLIGFDDSSWASVMTPPMSVVAQPMHQLGELTAECLLARVAGSDAPVATHVLEADFVERDSVAAPPSR
- a CDS encoding extracellular solute-binding protein, with translation MSVKKTRTITVAAAGVMALALTACSSGGGASADITAKPDFSGSISILTAAAGDPLGSYFEGLVKDYTKLHPDVKITLAQETDDNAIKDKEKVLIGSQSLPDIYFSYAGNWGENFAANGLAVDLTSVIKPGTTWGDTFGEGSLNAFKYDGKYYGIPQYVDGKFMGYNKKIFADLGIDVPKTLDELISDCSTIKAAGYTPIAFGNKDGWPGLHYLGQLFAYDVPQKTLEADLLPKTAKYTDAGYLEGMKQFQQLVTECTGDAGNSNGVTYTTAQQQQATGKAAMYYQELIEFDSVNTKDSQLSKDGFGIFQLPAADGAKGDTSTLEAAPEGYMINKKSKNAALALDFMKFVMNEKNATTLSSPPYGQPSAVKDVVTDQIATPAVAEGTKLVNDAKSTVVWLDMANVPTVGDAWVSVSEGLVSGSLTPEAALKAVRQASEKAK